One window of Tenacibaculum maritimum NCIMB 2154 genomic DNA carries:
- the ppk2 gene encoding polyphosphate kinase 2: MEKKRLTTSDVKKLNTKKGLLAVVAKTPLNLERAIRYVDYQRKLAKLQVELIKLQTWVINENERVIVVFEGRDAAGKGGAIRRITERINPRHMRIVALPKPTEDQEGQWYFQRYVEQLPKAGEMVFFDRSWYNRAVVEPVNGFCTKEEYEVFMNQVNDFERMILESGIRLVKIYMSISKKEQRKRFLDIKNNPLKQWKMTAVDEKAQELWDDYTAYKKKMFSKTNTLISPWKVIRANRKTEARINVLNHLLKSIPYDKDIEV, from the coding sequence ATGGAGAAAAAAAGATTAACAACATCAGATGTAAAAAAGCTAAATACGAAAAAAGGTTTGTTAGCGGTAGTGGCTAAAACTCCTTTGAATTTAGAGCGTGCAATAAGATATGTGGATTACCAGCGAAAGTTAGCAAAGCTACAAGTAGAATTGATCAAACTACAAACATGGGTAATTAACGAAAATGAGCGAGTAATTGTTGTCTTTGAAGGAAGAGATGCGGCAGGAAAAGGAGGCGCAATTCGGAGAATAACAGAGAGAATAAATCCAAGGCATATGCGTATTGTGGCTTTACCAAAACCAACAGAAGACCAAGAAGGACAGTGGTATTTTCAGCGTTATGTTGAGCAGTTACCCAAGGCAGGAGAAATGGTGTTTTTTGATAGAAGTTGGTATAATAGAGCGGTAGTAGAGCCTGTGAATGGGTTTTGTACGAAAGAAGAATATGAGGTTTTTATGAATCAAGTGAATGATTTTGAACGTATGATTTTAGAGTCAGGAATTCGATTGGTGAAAATTTATATGTCGATATCTAAAAAAGAGCAAAGAAAAAGGTTTTTAGATATAAAAAATAATCCGCTAAAGCAGTGGAAAATGACGGCTGTAGATGAAAAAGCACAAGAATTATGGGATGACTATACCGCTTACAAGAAAAAAATGTTTTCAAAAACGAATACATTAATATCTCCATGGAAAGTGATTAGAGCCAATAGAAAAACCGAAGCACGTATTAATGTGCTTAATCATCTTTTGAAAAGTATTCCTTATGATAAAGACATAGAAGTTTAA
- a CDS encoding ParB/RepB/Spo0J family partition protein — MAKATKKQALGRGLSALLKETAEVTSASDKNADKVVGNIIEIELSAIEVNPFQPRTYFDEEALRELAGSIKELGVIQPITVRKLDGNKFQLVSGERRFRASKLIGNKTVPAYIRLANDQEMLEMALVENIQRKNLDPIEVALSYQRLIDEIQLTQEELSVRVGKKRSTVTNYLRLLKLDPIIQTGMRDGFISMGHGRALINVESTLDQLTIYEKILRDKLSVRQTEELVKNLKAGTVTKTAKKKALPNYVSGSIKEISEYFGKKIDVTVSGNGKGKLTIPFSSEEDFNRIKNLLK, encoded by the coding sequence ATGGCAAAAGCAACAAAGAAACAAGCTTTAGGAAGAGGGTTATCAGCTTTATTAAAAGAAACCGCAGAAGTAACTTCTGCTTCTGATAAAAATGCAGATAAAGTAGTAGGTAATATTATTGAAATCGAATTAAGCGCTATTGAAGTAAATCCATTTCAACCAAGAACTTATTTTGATGAAGAAGCTTTACGCGAACTTGCTGGATCTATTAAAGAACTTGGGGTTATACAACCTATTACTGTTAGAAAATTAGATGGTAATAAATTTCAATTGGTTTCTGGAGAGCGTCGTTTCAGAGCGTCTAAACTGATTGGAAATAAAACAGTTCCTGCATATATTCGTTTAGCCAACGATCAAGAAATGCTAGAGATGGCATTGGTTGAAAATATCCAACGTAAAAACTTAGACCCCATTGAAGTTGCTCTTTCTTACCAGCGACTCATTGATGAAATTCAATTAACACAAGAAGAATTAAGTGTTCGTGTTGGTAAAAAAAGATCTACTGTAACGAATTATTTACGCTTATTAAAATTAGATCCTATCATCCAAACAGGAATGCGTGATGGCTTTATTTCTATGGGCCATGGACGTGCGCTAATTAATGTTGAAAGTACTCTCGATCAATTAACGATTTACGAAAAAATATTACGTGATAAACTTTCTGTACGTCAAACAGAAGAATTGGTTAAAAATTTAAAGGCAGGTACAGTTACTAAAACTGCTAAGAAAAAAGCCTTGCCTAACTATGTTTCTGGAAGTATTAAGGAAATTAGTGAATACTTTGGTAAAAAAATAGACGTTACTGTTAGTGGTAATGGTAAAGGAAAACTGACCATCCCTTTTAGTTCGGAAGAAGATTTTAATCGTATAAAAAACTTATTAAAATAA
- a CDS encoding lipid A deacylase LpxR family protein has protein sequence MKKKITTLVSLLIIFICTAQKKYAKAFDFLNDNDLYISTRQDRYYTNGMFFSYRYLSTQKEQKLEKKIYEFQLGHHMYSPFKATVQMHGDHDRPFAAYLYGGFGINYFKEHSIIKTSIKTGVIGSYAFGWELQDFIHDLYGFKKAIGWKYQIKNAFGLDIGLDYIKHLATDASNRYDINWVNSVKIGTVFTDISTGFYLRAGFKPLQKLINSIAFGGNLNNDTTNHTNKIEAFLYTKPILSYIFYDATIEGSFLNNSSPITFDVNPFKFSLETGIKFTSNRFTFGYTIHYHTKKLKSIRVPNGNFYGAIQCNYLFN, from the coding sequence GTGAAAAAAAAAATAACTACACTCGTATCTTTACTGATAATCTTTATATGTACTGCTCAAAAAAAATATGCCAAAGCATTTGATTTTTTAAATGACAATGACTTATACATATCCACTCGTCAAGATAGATACTATACCAATGGTATGTTTTTTAGCTATCGATATTTAAGTACCCAAAAAGAGCAAAAGCTGGAAAAGAAAATTTACGAATTTCAATTAGGACACCATATGTACAGTCCTTTTAAAGCTACCGTTCAAATGCACGGAGATCATGATCGTCCTTTTGCTGCTTATTTATACGGAGGCTTTGGTATCAATTATTTTAAAGAGCATAGTATTATAAAAACCTCTATAAAAACAGGAGTTATAGGCTCTTATGCTTTTGGATGGGAATTACAAGATTTCATTCATGATCTTTATGGTTTTAAAAAGGCTATTGGCTGGAAATATCAAATTAAAAATGCTTTTGGATTAGACATAGGCCTAGATTATATAAAGCATTTGGCTACTGATGCTTCTAATCGTTACGATATCAATTGGGTAAACAGTGTAAAAATAGGAACTGTTTTTACTGATATTTCTACAGGTTTTTACCTAAGAGCTGGATTCAAACCTTTACAAAAACTAATAAATTCTATCGCTTTTGGTGGAAATCTCAATAATGACACTACCAATCACACAAACAAAATTGAAGCTTTTCTTTATACCAAACCTATTTTAAGCTATATTTTTTACGATGCTACTATAGAAGGTAGTTTTTTAAATAATAGTAGCCCCATTACATTTGATGTCAATCCTTTTAAATTTTCACTCGAAACAGGTATCAAATTCACTTCAAACCGATTTACCTTCGGTTATACAATTCATTATCATACCAAAAAGCTCAAAAGTATTCGCGTACCCAATGGTAATTTTTACGGGGCTATTCAATGCAATTACCTATTCAACTAA
- a CDS encoding DUF5683 domain-containing protein: MLTRSYIVLFCFSLLAFSSFAQKKKGAVKQPSLQLNSNDYNPLSPSKAAFYSAIFPGGGQIYNKKYWKAPIVWAAIGTSIYFYIDNSNEYDRYRTAFKLRKQNLRDEFTDANGRKLISDAGLENAQKTLRKNRDLSLLTGTLLYVLQIIEASVNAHLLQFNTNDNLSLNPTITTDPLFVEAPKIGLRLNYSF; encoded by the coding sequence GTGCTAACACGTAGCTACATAGTATTATTTTGCTTTTCTTTACTTGCTTTTTCTTCTTTTGCTCAAAAGAAAAAAGGAGCTGTAAAACAGCCTTCTTTGCAACTAAATAGCAATGATTACAATCCGCTTTCTCCATCAAAAGCGGCCTTTTATTCTGCTATTTTTCCTGGCGGAGGGCAAATTTATAATAAAAAATATTGGAAAGCCCCAATCGTTTGGGCTGCCATAGGTACCAGCATTTATTTTTATATTGATAATAGCAATGAATACGATCGATATAGAACTGCTTTTAAACTTCGTAAACAAAATTTACGTGATGAATTTACTGATGCTAACGGCAGAAAACTAATTTCTGATGCTGGTTTAGAGAACGCCCAGAAAACATTGCGAAAAAACAGAGATTTATCGCTATTAACAGGTACTTTGTTATATGTATTACAAATTATAGAGGCGAGTGTAAATGCTCACTTATTACAATTTAATACAAATGACAATCTTTCCTTAAATCCGACAATAACTACAGACCCACTTTTTGTTGAAGCCCCTAAAATTGGACTTCGACTAAATTACTCTTTTTAA
- the dapB gene encoding 4-hydroxy-tetrahydrodipicolinate reductase, with translation MKIALLGYGRMGKEIEKIALQRNHQIIIKATGTQAYDIKDADVAIDFSIPTAAFTNITNCISHQVPVISGTTGWLERYEEVLDFCTKKKGAFIYASNFSVGVNIFFELNKQLAKMMANLKEYNIALEEIHHTKKLDAPSGTAITLAEGIIENTTKNMWELTQATAPDSIPITAKRIVDVPGTHTVHYQSPVDSIAIKHTAHNRQGFALGAVIAAEWLVGKTGVFSMKDVLNIG, from the coding sequence ATGAAAATTGCCTTACTTGGTTATGGACGAATGGGTAAAGAGATTGAGAAAATCGCTTTACAAAGAAATCATCAAATTATCATAAAAGCTACTGGAACGCAAGCGTATGACATTAAAGATGCTGATGTAGCTATAGATTTTAGTATTCCTACTGCTGCTTTTACCAATATCACAAACTGTATTAGTCACCAAGTTCCTGTAATTTCTGGAACTACAGGATGGTTAGAAAGGTATGAAGAGGTGCTTGATTTTTGTACTAAAAAGAAAGGGGCTTTTATTTATGCTTCTAACTTTAGTGTAGGAGTCAATATATTTTTCGAACTCAATAAGCAACTTGCTAAAATGATGGCTAACTTAAAAGAATATAATATTGCTTTAGAAGAAATTCATCATACCAAAAAGTTAGATGCTCCAAGTGGTACGGCAATAACCCTTGCAGAAGGAATCATAGAAAATACCACCAAAAATATGTGGGAGCTAACGCAAGCTACTGCTCCTGATAGTATTCCTATCACTGCTAAAAGAATAGTAGATGTACCTGGTACACACACGGTTCATTATCAATCTCCTGTAGATTCAATAGCTATTAAGCACACCGCCCATAACCGACAAGGTTTTGCTTTAGGAGCTGTAATTGCTGCGGAATGGTTGGTTGGTAAAACGGGGGTATTTTCAATGAAAGATGTGTTAAATATAGGTTAA
- the lepB gene encoding signal peptidase I: MTLIEWFLFFLLIQVIHFLGTWKLYVKAGRKSWEAAIPIYNAVVLMAIIKRPKWWVILLFIPIVNLLMFPIVWIETCRSFGFKAKKDSFLVIFTLGFYIYYINYFTDTAYNKNRSLKPQSSLGEWVSSIAFAIIAATLVHTYFMQPYTIPTSSLEKTLLVGDYLFVSKFHYGARVPMTTVAAPMVHDSLPLVGTKSYLSNDNLDNLSWKNKLSLPYMRLPGFQKIKRNDIVVFSWPVDSLKTMWGDHSGKFTYKPIDKKTNYVKRCVGVPGDSLAVKDGYVYINGKKTVLPDRAKPQWFFTVDTGGKNLSQAAIKRYNIREATTRNGKYILNLTDDEAAKMAKNPIVKSISKTLQPAGNFDKAVFPHDDQYAWSSDNFGPIYIPKKGVTVQLDSKSIPFYKQIIKNYEHNNLVVQGDKIYINGKKATSYTFKQDYYWMMGDNRQNSLDARNWGYVPFDHVVGKPVFIWLSWDPNAPSFFAKLQTIRWDRMFTTVGGSGEPVSYLNYFLLALLGYFGYGFFKKKKS, encoded by the coding sequence ATGACACTTATAGAATGGTTTTTATTCTTTTTGCTTATCCAAGTAATTCACTTTTTAGGTACTTGGAAATTGTATGTCAAAGCAGGAAGAAAATCGTGGGAAGCTGCTATTCCAATATATAACGCAGTAGTTTTAATGGCTATTATAAAGCGCCCTAAATGGTGGGTAATCTTATTGTTTATCCCTATTGTAAATCTCTTAATGTTTCCTATTGTTTGGATTGAAACTTGTAGATCGTTTGGTTTTAAAGCTAAAAAAGACTCTTTTTTAGTAATTTTTACGCTTGGTTTCTATATTTATTATATCAATTACTTTACTGATACTGCTTATAATAAAAACCGTAGCTTAAAACCTCAATCATCTTTAGGTGAATGGGTTAGTTCTATTGCTTTTGCTATTATTGCTGCTACCTTAGTACATACATATTTTATGCAACCTTATACCATTCCTACTTCTTCTTTAGAAAAGACATTGTTGGTTGGTGATTATCTCTTTGTCAGTAAATTTCATTATGGTGCACGTGTTCCTATGACAACGGTAGCTGCTCCAATGGTGCATGACAGCCTTCCGTTAGTAGGTACAAAGTCGTATTTATCTAATGACAATCTTGATAATTTATCGTGGAAAAACAAATTATCGTTACCTTATATGCGTTTGCCTGGCTTTCAAAAAATTAAGCGAAATGATATTGTCGTATTTAGTTGGCCTGTGGATAGTTTAAAAACGATGTGGGGAGATCATTCTGGCAAATTCACTTATAAACCTATTGATAAAAAAACAAACTATGTAAAACGATGTGTAGGAGTTCCTGGAGATAGCTTAGCTGTAAAAGATGGCTATGTATATATCAACGGAAAAAAAACGGTTTTACCTGATAGAGCAAAACCTCAATGGTTTTTTACTGTTGATACAGGAGGTAAAAACCTTAGCCAAGCAGCTATTAAACGTTACAATATTCGAGAAGCTACAACCAGAAACGGAAAGTATATTTTAAACTTAACTGATGATGAGGCTGCTAAGATGGCTAAAAACCCAATTGTAAAAAGTATTTCTAAGACCTTACAACCTGCAGGTAATTTTGATAAAGCTGTATTTCCGCATGACGATCAATACGCTTGGTCTTCTGATAACTTCGGGCCTATTTATATTCCTAAAAAAGGAGTTACGGTTCAATTAGATTCAAAATCAATTCCTTTTTATAAACAAATCATTAAGAACTATGAACACAATAACTTAGTGGTACAGGGTGATAAAATTTATATTAACGGAAAAAAGGCTACATCATATACTTTTAAGCAAGATTATTATTGGATGATGGGAGATAACCGACAAAACTCATTAGATGCTCGCAATTGGGGCTATGTTCCTTTTGACCATGTAGTAGGAAAACCCGTATTTATTTGGCTGAGCTGGGATCCTAATGCGCCAAGCTTTTTTGCTAAATTGCAAACCATCCGCTGGGATAGGATGTTCACTACTGTAGGCGGTAGTGGTGAACCTGTATCGTATTTAAATTATTTTTTACTTGCTTTACTAGGTTACTTTGGCTATGGTTTCTTTAAAAAGAAAAAAAGTTAA
- the ppk2 gene encoding polyphosphate kinase 2, which translates to MKNKPKLTVEDFESVTNNQELVTLIKKKGLSFEKVERTLMYENELRKLQVELVKLQRWIVKKNKRVAVIFEGRDAAGKGGNIRRFMEHLNPRSTRLVALNKPTKIEKGQWYFQRYIKELPNLGEIVFFDRSWYNRAVVEPVMGFCTEKEYKEFLVQVPEFEHMLYEDGMIIIKFWLSISKEEQLKRFEARKDNPLKRWKFSPVDKKGQELWDRYTFYKDEMFSKTHTTYSPWIVLKTNDKKTARLEAIRHVLSQFQYEGKEEAIVQLNPDPNVVMRYYRSVHQID; encoded by the coding sequence ATGAAAAATAAACCCAAATTAACTGTAGAAGATTTTGAAAGTGTAACTAATAATCAAGAGTTAGTAACACTCATCAAGAAGAAAGGTCTATCATTTGAAAAGGTAGAAAGAACATTGATGTATGAAAATGAGTTGCGTAAGTTACAAGTAGAGCTTGTTAAATTACAACGATGGATTGTGAAAAAAAATAAACGAGTAGCGGTTATTTTTGAAGGGAGAGATGCAGCAGGAAAAGGAGGAAATATTCGTAGGTTTATGGAGCACTTAAACCCTCGTTCAACAAGATTGGTAGCATTGAATAAGCCTACTAAGATAGAAAAAGGGCAATGGTATTTTCAAAGGTATATAAAAGAATTGCCTAATTTAGGAGAAATTGTTTTTTTTGATAGGAGTTGGTACAATAGAGCTGTGGTAGAGCCTGTAATGGGATTTTGTACAGAAAAAGAATATAAGGAATTTTTAGTGCAAGTGCCTGAATTTGAGCATATGTTGTATGAAGACGGAATGATTATTATTAAATTTTGGTTGTCAATTTCAAAGGAAGAGCAATTAAAAAGATTTGAAGCAAGAAAAGATAATCCTTTGAAGAGGTGGAAGTTTAGTCCAGTAGATAAAAAAGGACAAGAGCTTTGGGATCGATACACTTTTTATAAAGACGAAATGTTTAGTAAAACACATACTACATACAGTCCATGGATTGTATTGAAAACAAATGATAAAAAAACAGCTAGACTAGAGGCTATTCGTCATGTGTTGTCACAATTTCAATATGAAGGAAAAGAAGAAGCTATTGTACAGTTAAACCCAGATCCAAATGTAGTGATGCGTTACTATCGTTCGGTACATCAAATAGATTAA
- a CDS encoding ParA family protein: MSHIIAVANQKGGVGKTTTTVNLAASLGVLEKRVLLIDADPQANATSGLGVDVESVEIGTYQVLEHTIPAKEAILKTASPNVDLIPAHIDLVAIEIELVDKQEREYKLKSALQELKDDYDYILIDCAPSLGLITLNSLVSANSVIIPIQCEYFALEGLGKLLNTIKSVQKIHNKELDIEGLLLTMYDSRLRLSNQVVEEVRKHFSSMVFDTIVHRNIRLSEAPSYGESIIAYDATSKGAENYLNLANEIIKKNA, translated from the coding sequence ATGAGCCATATTATTGCTGTCGCAAATCAAAAAGGAGGAGTTGGAAAAACAACTACAACTGTTAACTTAGCTGCCTCTTTAGGGGTTTTAGAAAAGAGAGTCTTATTAATTGACGCTGATCCTCAAGCAAATGCTACATCTGGTTTAGGTGTAGATGTAGAAAGTGTTGAAATTGGTACTTACCAAGTTTTAGAACACACCATACCTGCAAAAGAAGCTATTTTAAAAACAGCGTCTCCTAATGTTGATTTAATTCCTGCTCATATAGATTTAGTTGCTATTGAAATAGAACTTGTAGATAAACAAGAAAGAGAATATAAACTTAAAAGTGCTCTACAAGAGCTTAAAGACGATTACGATTATATTTTGATAGATTGTGCTCCTTCTTTAGGTTTAATTACATTAAACTCATTGGTTTCTGCTAATTCAGTAATTATTCCTATTCAGTGTGAATATTTTGCTCTTGAAGGACTAGGAAAGTTATTAAATACTATAAAAAGTGTTCAAAAAATACACAATAAAGAGCTAGATATAGAAGGGTTATTATTAACTATGTATGACTCTCGTTTACGACTTTCTAATCAAGTAGTTGAAGAAGTTCGTAAGCACTTTAGCTCTATGGTTTTTGACACCATTGTACACAGAAATATACGTTTAAGTGAAGCTCCTAGTTATGGAGAAAGTATCATTGCTTATGATGCTACTAGTAAAGGAGCTGAAAATTACTTAAATTTGGCAAATGAAATTATAAAGAAGAACGCATAA
- a CDS encoding APC family permease produces MKDKIGLKEAISIGIGGMVGGGIFAVLGLAVNLAKGGTPVSFLIAGSIALITSYSYVKLSLAYPDRGGTVKFMNKGFGIGVFSGGINNLLWVSYIIMLALYASAFGSYAPNLFELTNNKLIDAHLYASGIVVFATIINYYSISVVGKIESYAVIIKLVILLAFVVVGVYGLLGNPNLEQLSPKYWEAPFKLLTAGMVIFVAYEGFELIANAAPDIVNPQKNIPKAYYYSVIFVIVLYIIIAVITIGSLTFSEAAKAQDYVLAEAAKPMLGKTGFTIITIAALISTFSAINASLLGGSRVNYEIAEDGELPAHFMKKLWGHPVGLLITAVGTLVLVNTLKLESISTAGSVGFLLIFAVVNIVGFKLSKDIKGNKLIPFMGAVFCFLAMFALLVQHYGTSKVDVFIALGIIVFCFVIEYVYRRIE; encoded by the coding sequence ATGAAAGATAAAATAGGGCTAAAAGAAGCTATTTCAATAGGGATAGGAGGAATGGTAGGAGGTGGTATTTTTGCTGTTTTAGGGCTGGCAGTTAATTTAGCTAAAGGAGGAACTCCCGTTTCTTTTTTAATAGCTGGAAGTATAGCTTTAATAACATCATATAGTTATGTAAAGTTATCATTAGCATATCCAGACAGAGGAGGAACGGTAAAATTTATGAATAAAGGATTTGGTATTGGGGTTTTTAGTGGTGGCATAAATAACTTATTATGGGTGAGTTATATTATTATGTTGGCACTATATGCTTCGGCATTTGGTTCATACGCACCTAACTTATTTGAGTTAACAAACAATAAGTTGATAGATGCACATTTGTATGCTAGTGGAATAGTGGTGTTTGCAACAATTATTAACTATTATAGTATCTCAGTAGTAGGAAAGATAGAGTCTTATGCTGTGATTATAAAATTAGTTATTCTGTTAGCTTTTGTTGTGGTAGGGGTTTATGGATTACTCGGAAATCCTAATCTAGAGCAATTGTCTCCAAAATATTGGGAAGCTCCTTTTAAATTATTAACTGCGGGAATGGTGATTTTTGTTGCGTATGAAGGATTTGAATTAATAGCAAATGCCGCTCCAGATATTGTCAATCCCCAGAAAAATATACCAAAAGCATATTATTATTCGGTAATTTTTGTAATTGTTTTGTATATAATAATTGCAGTAATAACAATAGGTTCCTTGACTTTTTCCGAAGCAGCAAAAGCACAAGATTATGTTTTAGCAGAAGCAGCAAAACCAATGTTAGGTAAAACAGGATTTACAATTATTACGATAGCAGCGTTGATTTCTACATTCTCAGCGATTAATGCGTCTCTTTTAGGAGGAAGTAGGGTAAATTATGAAATTGCAGAAGATGGTGAGCTACCTGCTCATTTTATGAAGAAGTTGTGGGGGCATCCGGTAGGGTTATTAATTACAGCAGTAGGTACTTTAGTACTGGTAAATACCTTAAAACTAGAAAGTATTTCTACAGCGGGAAGTGTAGGTTTTCTATTAATTTTTGCAGTAGTAAACATTGTAGGGTTTAAATTATCAAAAGATATTAAAGGAAATAAATTGATTCCTTTCATGGGAGCCGTGTTTTGTTTTTTAGCAATGTTCGCTTTGTTAGTACAGCATTATGGAACTAGTAAGGTAGATGTTTTTATTGCTTTAGGAATTATAGTTTTTTGTTTTGTTATAGAATATGTGTATAGGAGAATAGAGTAG
- the dnaN gene encoding DNA polymerase III subunit beta, with the protein MKFIVSSSQLLKQLQVLGGVINSNNTLPILDNFLFELSENQIKISASDLETTMTSTIEVESTDNGAIAINARLLLDTLKTFPDQPLTFKAEENNTIEIISDQGKYDMAYFGGEEFPKAVELPSPSSTNMPANVLATAISKTIFAAGNDDLRPVMSGVFFQFSSKDLTFVATDAHKLVKYTRTDVTADKTAEFIMPKKPLNLLKGILASSEEIVTIEYNDANAKFTFDNIVLICRLIDGKYPNYEAVIPKENPNKLTVDRATFLNSVRRVSIFSSKTTHQIRLKMAGTELNISAEDLDYANKADERLNCDYQGDDMQIGFNSRFLSEMLNNLSANDVLIEMSLPNRAGILTPIDGTDEGEQVTMLVMPVMLNS; encoded by the coding sequence ATGAAATTTATAGTATCTAGCTCGCAATTACTAAAACAATTACAAGTTCTAGGAGGAGTTATAAACAGTAATAACACTTTACCTATTTTAGATAACTTTTTATTTGAACTATCAGAAAATCAAATAAAAATATCCGCATCTGACTTGGAAACAACGATGACCTCCACCATAGAGGTTGAAAGTACCGATAATGGAGCTATTGCAATTAACGCACGTTTATTACTAGATACTTTAAAAACTTTTCCTGATCAACCTTTAACTTTTAAAGCTGAAGAAAATAATACTATTGAAATCATTTCTGATCAAGGAAAGTATGATATGGCTTATTTTGGAGGAGAAGAATTTCCTAAAGCTGTAGAATTACCATCGCCTAGTAGCACCAATATGCCTGCTAATGTATTGGCTACAGCTATTTCTAAAACTATTTTTGCAGCTGGAAATGATGATTTACGACCTGTAATGAGTGGTGTTTTCTTTCAATTTAGCTCTAAAGATTTAACTTTTGTTGCAACGGATGCTCACAAATTAGTAAAATATACACGTACTGATGTTACCGCTGACAAAACTGCGGAATTCATCATGCCTAAAAAGCCTTTGAATTTATTAAAAGGAATATTAGCTAGCTCTGAAGAAATAGTTACTATTGAATATAATGATGCTAATGCTAAATTTACTTTTGACAATATTGTTTTAATTTGCCGTTTAATTGATGGAAAATACCCTAACTACGAGGCTGTAATTCCAAAAGAAAACCCAAATAAACTTACAGTAGATCGAGCTACTTTTTTAAATTCGGTTCGTCGTGTATCTATCTTTTCTAGTAAAACGACTCACCAAATACGTTTGAAAATGGCGGGTACTGAACTTAATATTTCTGCGGAAGATTTAGATTATGCGAATAAAGCTGATGAGCGTTTAAATTGTGATTACCAAGGTGATGATATGCAAATAGGGTTTAATTCTCGTTTTTTAAGTGAGATGTTAAATAACCTTAGCGCTAATGATGTTCTTATTGAAATGAGTTTGCCAAATAGAGCAGGAATCTTAACTCCTATTGATGGTACTGATGAAGGAGAACAAGTAACCATGCTAGTAATGCCAGTAATGTTGAATTCTTAA